The Myxococcales bacterium genome includes the window CGGTGTTCCTAACGGTTGCCACGACCCTGACGCTTTTGACGTTTCGTTATCGTTCCGATCGATATTTTCATCTCGTTGCGCGCGTCGTCGGTCGCACGGTGCTGTGGCTGCAGGGCATCGACCTGCGGGTGGACAACGCCCACCGCATCGATGAGACGCGCTCGCAAATCCTCATCTTTAATCACACCAGCCAGCTCGACGTGTTTTTCTTCACCGCCATCATGCCCAAGCGCTGCGTGGTGATCGTAAAACGCGAAATGTTGTGGGTGCCGTTTATTGGCCTCGGGGTCTTTGCCTATCGCCTGCAAACCATCGACCGCCAAAACCTCGAGTCCGCCAAGCGCTCGATGGCCAAGGTCGCGGCCTACATGCAGGCGAACCAGTGCTCGGTCATGCTCTCACCCGAAGGCACCCGCTCCAAAACCGAGGAGCTGGGGCGTTTCAAGAAAGGCGCCTTTCACCTCGCGGTTGCCACCAAGGCGCCCATGCTCCCCATCGTGGTGCGTGGCGCGCGCTCGTGCCAGCCCATGGGCAAGATCGTCGCCGACCCAGGGCTGGTCGTGCTTGACGTCTTGCCCGAGGTCGACACCACGGAGTTCACGACAGAGCAAATTGGTGCGCGCGCCGAAGACATGTATCAGTTGTTCGCGCGCGAACTCGCCGCGTAGCGCCTCCAGCCGGCGCCGGCTTGATGCCAAAATCGCCACTCACCTTGCCACCGGCAACTCCAGGCGCCAGCGACGCGCGCCATCGCGGCCCTAGTTTTCCGCGATGGCGGATGGCGTCATTCTTGCTTGCTGACCCCGGCATGACGCTGCATTGCCTAGCTAGCCGCCAACTACGTTCCCGCGGCGCAGCCGTTTTTTGGCTGGCCCTGGTGGCAAGCAC containing:
- a CDS encoding 1-acyl-sn-glycerol-3-phosphate acyltransferase; its protein translation is MYSEISQADSVSHARPAGAYPNPPRGVWRALRAVVAIALGWGFLAVFLTVATTLTLLTFRYRSDRYFHLVARVVGRTVLWLQGIDLRVDNAHRIDETRSQILIFNHTSQLDVFFFTAIMPKRCVVIVKREMLWVPFIGLGVFAYRLQTIDRQNLESAKRSMAKVAAYMQANQCSVMLSPEGTRSKTEELGRFKKGAFHLAVATKAPMLPIVVRGARSCQPMGKIVADPGLVVLDVLPEVDTTEFTTEQIGARAEDMYQLFARELAA